The following are from one region of the Pseudorasbora parva isolate DD20220531a chromosome 12, ASM2467924v1, whole genome shotgun sequence genome:
- the orc4 gene encoding origin recognition complex subunit 4: MSKRRSAALTEAQCVSLAQKFLRERLCHQKLPDQPAGLDSQYKHLLELLKRTAVHGESNSVLIVGPRGSGKTMLLGCVLRELMSLKEVQKNVLLVELNGLLQTDDKIALKEITRQLHLENVVGDKVFGSFAENLAFLLEALKKGDKSSSRPVLFVLDEFDLFAHHKNQTLLYNLLDVSQSAQTPVAVVGLTCRLDVLELLEKRVKSRFSHRQIHLFSSLTFGQYVDVVRAQLHLPQDFPDPKFSNEWNRSVTKLCEDKSVEEVLKRQFNSSKDFRSLHSLLFLAVSRVSVSHSSLCEADLLEAGRLSSADSKANVLHGLSILELCLIIAMKHLNDTYDGEPFNFQMVHNEFKKFLQRKSHSIHKFEKPVVMKAFEHLLQLELVRPVDTGVCKVQREYQLMRLMLEHGQVMEALQRYPQCPTDVKQWALSAFG; the protein is encoded by the exons ATGAGCAAACGCAGATCAGCTGCTCTCACTGAAGCCCAGTGCGTCTCTCTG GCTCAGAAGTTTCTGCGTGAGAGACTGTGTCACCAGAAGCTGCCGGATCAGCCCGCGGGTCTGGACTCACAGTACAA gCACTTGCTAGAGCTGTTGAAACGCACTGCTGTTCATGGAGAAAGCAACTCCGTCCTCATCGTTGGTCCACGAGGATCTGGCAAAACTATG ctgCTGGGTTGTGTCCTCAGAGAGCTCATGAGTCTGAAGGAGGTGCAGAAGAACGTTCTTCTGGTGGAGCTCAACG GTCTTCTGCAGACAGACGACAAAATCGCTCTGAAGGAAATCACTCGTCAGCTGCACCTGGAGAACGTCGTAGGAGACaaagtgttt GGGAGTTTTGCAGAAAATCTGGCTTTTCTTTTAGAAGCGCTCAAGAAAG GTGATAAGAGCAGCAGTCGTCCTGTGCTGTTTGTGTTGGATGAGTTTGATCTGTTCGCTCATCACAAGAACCAGACGCTGCTCTATAACCTGCTGGACGTGTCTCAGTCTGCGCAGACGCCCGTCGCTGTGGTGGGACTGACCTGCAGACTG GACGTGCTAGAGCTGCTGGAGAAGCGAGTGAAGTCTCGATTCTCTCACAGGCAGATCCATCTGTTCAGCTCGCTCACGTTCGGTCAGTATGTGGATGTGGTTCGTGCTCAGCTCCATTTGCCTCAGGACTTCCCAGATCCCAAATTCTCCAATGAGTGGAACCGCAGCGTCACG AAATTATGTGAAGATAAGTCTGTCGAGGAGGTCTTGAAGAGACAATTTAACTCCAGTAAAGATTTCCGCTCTCTGCATTCACTGCTG TTTCTGGCTGTAAGTCGAGTGTCGGTCTCTCATTCGTCTCTCTGCGAGGCGGATCTGCTGGAGGCCGGTCGCTTGAGTTCAGCTGATTCCAAAGCAAACGTCCTGCACG GTCTGTCTATTCTAGAGCTGTGCTTGATTATTGCCATGAAACATCTGAATGACACTTACGATGGAGAACCCTTCAATTTCCAGATGGTTCATAATG AGTTTAAGAAGTTCCTTCAGAGGAAGTCTCACTCCATCCATAAGTTTGAGAAGCCCGTGGTGATGAAG gCGTTTGAGCATCTGCTGCAGCTGGAGCTGGTTCGTCCGGTGGACACCGGCGTGTGTAAAGTTCAGCGCGAGTATCAGCTGATGAGACTGATGCTGGAGCACGGTCAGGTGATGGAGGCACTGCAAAGGTACCCACAATGCCCCACAGACGTCAAACAGTGGGCCCTCTCGGCCTTTGGCTAA
- the crygm4 gene encoding crystallin, gamma M4, which yields MNKIIFYEDRNFQGRSYETSNDCPELNSYLSRCNSCRVESGCFMVYDRSNFMGNQFFARRGEYSDCKRLGLSDSIRSCRIIPQHRGAFRMRIYERENFGGTMHELTDDCESMTDRYRLSDMRSCHVMDGHWLLYEQPHYRGRMMYLRPGEYRSFKDMGFRFSSMRRIMDPCN from the exons ATGAACAAG ATCATTTTCTACGAGGACAGAAACTTCCAGGGCCGCTCTTACGAGACGAGCAATGACTGCCCTGAGCTCAACTCGTATCTGAGCCGCTGCAACTCCTGCCGGGTGGAGAGCGGCTGCTTCATGGTCTACGATCGCTCCAATTTCATGGGAAACCAGTTTTTTGCGCGCAGGGGCGAGTACTCCGACTGTAAGCGACTGGGCTTGAGCGACTCCATCAGATCCTGCCGTATCATCCCTCAG CACAGAGGAGCCTTCAGGATGAGGATCTATGAGAGAGAGAACTTTGGTGGTACGATGCACGAGCTCACGGATGACTGCGAGTCCATGACGGATCGCTACCGCTTGTCTGACATGCGCTCCTGTCACGTGATGGATGGCCACTGGCTGCTATATGAGCAGCCCCATTACAGAGGCAGGATGATGTACCTGAGACCTGGAGAGTACAGGAGCTTCAAAGATATGGGCTTCAGGTTCAGCTCCATGCGTAGGATCATGGACCCCTGCAATTAA
- the sowahcb gene encoding sosondowah ankyrin repeat domain family Cb, whose translation MATECNQEAVLGFIKENGGRVKNADLTDYFRATIPKDPALKQVAKEAFKRYVDSVAYVKEENGEKYVCLKKKFRRSNEKSDRLNELKSREECEASVSRSGVKEGMLPGSGYGTGNAGVAKSKPDISVRFPEGVNGRTGSDMGNSSSSTTEDKSLKMNRSQAADKEDPVRESEGTESGLVCLQTKAESKESGKENRPALVNNLIDDSFSNSRKHFNQALIDSSPQVRRSVYLSRMCRDCPRADADYEPASVTLEPLEHDWMMCASDGHWESLQGLLVRDPSLITRKDFITGFTCLHWAAKLGKHELIVMLVNFAKEHKVGLNVNAGSSAGYTPLHLAAMHNHLEVVKLLVGAFDADVEARDYNGRKACQYLKSDIAQNILDIAGASVESDADHMDAGEVSRWRLSRVIQSNFRPLKPQNHISSEEDGGGLARKTSLRRKSSFTRMRPSLNKIRLRSQIVHSTSLLDRFEKETTEEPPHLLRPKSNLFG comes from the coding sequence ATGGCCACCGAATGCAACCAAGAAGCGGTTTTAGGTTTCATAAAGGAGAATGGAGGGCGCGTGAAGAACGCGGATTTAACGGATTATTTTCGAGCGACAATCCCCAAAGATCCTGCGTTAAAACAAGTGGCTAAGGAAGCCTTTAAACGGTATGTAGACAGCGTGGCTTACGTAAAAGAGGAAAACGGGGAGAAATACGTTTGCCTTAAAAAGAAATTTAGACGTTCAAACGAGAAGAGTGACAGATTGAATGAGCTCAAATCCCGTGAAGAATGCGAGGCCTCTGTCAGCAGAAGTGGCGTAAAAGAAGGCATGTTACCTGGCTCAGGTTACGGAACTGGTAATGCTGGAGTTGCAAAATCAAAACCGGATATTTCTGTCAGGTTTCCAGAGGGTGTGAACGGCAGGACGGGATCTGACATGGGCAATTCAAGCAGCAGCACGACGGAGGACAAGAGTCTGAAAATGAACCGATCACAGGCGGCTGATAAAGAAGACCCAGTGAGAGAGTCTGAGGGAACTGAGAGTGGTTTGGTGTGTTTACAGACGAAAGCAGAATCAAAAGAATCTGGCAAAGAAAACAGACCTGCGCTGGTCAATAATTTGATAGATGACTCCTTCAGCAACAGCCGCAAGCATTTCAATCAGGCTTTGATTGACAGTTCACCACAGGTTCGTCGCTCCGTTTATCTGTCGCGCATGTGTAGAGACTGTCCGCGTGCCGACGCCGACTACGAGCCCGCGTCGGTAACGCTGGAGCCGCTGGAGCACGACTGGATGATGTGCGCGTCTGACGGACACTGGGAGAGTCTCCAGGGGCTGCTCGTCAGAGATCCCAGCCTCATAACCAGAAAAGACTTTATCACGGGATTCACCTGTCTGCACTGGGCTGCAAAGCTCGGGAAACACGAGCTGATTGTAATGCTCGTCAACTTTGCCAAAGAACATAAAGTCGGGCTGAATGTCAACGCGGGCTCCAGCGCGGGCTACACACCTCTCCATTTAGCGGCGATGCATAATCATCTCGAGGTCGTCAAATTGCTAGTCGGCGCGTTTGACGCCGACGTGGAGGCTCGAGATTACAATGGAAGAAAAGCGTGTCAGTACCTAAAGAGCGACATCGCGCAAAACATTCTAGACATCGCGGGCGCGTCCGTGGAATCTGACGCAGACCACATGGATGCCGGAGAAGTGAGTCGCTGGAGACTGTCCAGAGTTATTCAGTCCAACTTCAGACCTCTGAAACCACAAAACCACATCAGCAGCGAAGAGGACGGTGGCGGCTTGGCCAGGAAAACTTCTCTCCGCAGGAAATCTTCATTTACTAGAATGAGACCCAGTCTGAATAAAATCCGCCTGAGGTCGCAGATTGTTCACAGCACTTCTCTCCTAGACCGATTTGAGAAAGAAACTACAGAAGAGCCTCCACACCTGTTAAGACCCAAATCAAACCTCTTTGGGTGA
- the zgc:158417 gene encoding GTPase IMAP family member 2, with translation MAAKSQGVSSVQSELRIVILGNPGDVKNKVVKSVLNCENLTGVKVGLCTLHQREQAGRMISVVEAPGWDRTSIQQTPENIKEEVERSVTLFPPGPHALLLVIPVKNLSEEPSTGEITAAQTYIELLPERVWKHTILLFACDGVKEPQIKEHIRSTDKILEKCGGRYYVLQTHDLLKKIDDLVEENRGDFFIPHELIQHKTKVVPSGERELRQRRGSLGNPPNLNKDKGDAVEKKETIEAAKHTPLEDIPKLYMDPKLFVVILMGMFGALFGAVAGAENGVSGSCTGLAFGVVVGILLASIIMYIYTHIYSRSYPKKPTHYTS, from the exons ATGGCTGCTAAATCTCAGG GAGTTTCCTCTGTACAGTCAGAGCTCAGAATTGTGATCCTAGGAAACCCTGGAGATGTTAAGAATAAAGTGGTAAAATCAGTCCTGAACTGTGAGAATCTGACAGGAGTGAAAGTTGGGCTCTGTACGTTACATCAGCGTGAACAAGCAGGAAGAATGATCAGTGTTGTTGAAGCTCCAGGTTGGGACAGAACCTCAATACAGCAAACACCAGAGAACATAAAAGAAGAAGTGGAGAGAAGCGTGACACTTTTTCCACCAGGACCTCACGCTCTTCTCCTGGTCATACCTGTGAAAAATCTGTCTGAAGAACCTTCTACAGGAGAAATTACAGCAGCACAGACGTACATTGAGTTACTGCCAGAGCGCGTCTGGAAACACACTATCCTGCTGTTTGCTTGTGATGGAGTGAAGGAACCACAAATCAAAGAGCACATTCGCAGCACAGATAAAATCCTGGAAAAGTGTGGAGGACGATACTATGTTCTTCAGACTCATGACCTTTTAAAGAAGATAGATGACCTGGTGGAGGAGAACCGTGGTGATTTCTTCATACCACATGAACTGATTCAACACAAGACAAAAGTAGTGCCGTCTGGTGAGAGAGAGCTCAGGCAGAGACGCGGAAGTTTGGGGAATCCTCCTAACT TGAATAAAGACAAAGGAGATGCCGTGGAGAAGAAAGAAACCATAGAGGCTGCCAAACATACACCTTTGGAAGACATACCAAAACTCTACATGGACCCCAAACTGTTTGTAGTGATACTGATGGGTATGTTTGGAGCACTTTTTGGTGCAGTTGCTGGAGCTGAAAATGGAGTTTCAGGGTCTTGCACTGGATTAGCCTTTGGTGTTGTTGTAGGGATTTTACTTGCGAGTATCATCATGTACATTTACACTCACATTTATTCACGGTCTTATCCAAAGAAACCTACACATTATACTTCATAA